In Quercus robur chromosome 11, dhQueRobu3.1, whole genome shotgun sequence, the sequence AGTCATCCAGAACCAAATTGCTGTCTTAAATGAAATAACTGGATCAGTGGCCACAAGGTCTGGGTTTTCCAATAGATCCAACTTGAAGTAATCTCCACACTGCCTATAGTTATAGTTCCTAAATTGTCATAATTATTGATTTAGTGTACATGACAATAGTATTAGTACAATGAGTAATGTTACATGGACAATATTTTCGAGTgagtaaattattattgattgtCATATAGATTTATCATTGACACTATCATGTGAAAtgtgtaataaaaattattgtgactCTAAAGTACAAAATTTAGATAATCAAACTTTGGATTATAAGGTCGTGTACTAACCATGAAAGTTGGATAGGACCACGGCCATAATATTCTTGACCAGAAGCACAAGGATAATTGGGATTCGGTTCACAGTATGGTCCACGGTTTATTTCCCTAACATAGCAATACCCCCAAGAGTATGGGCCACCGGGTGCACTTGCCCATCCCCCTACATGTACaacataaattattaattcattAAAGAAACAAATTGTATAACTCATGTAGCAAAGTcatcattggtttttttttttttttttttttttttttttttttaaatacactttaTCTTTAAATTGTAATCCATGAGTGACCTTATCCATCGAATACATTAACGATTAAAAGCTATAACTTTAAATTAGAATTGAAAATCAATTCACTTTACCATAGTATtttttgtaccttttttttctttcatatagatgtaaaataaagaaagaatgttATCATTATAGACTATGGCATGTGACAAAATCATGTTTTCCTTTAGCAATCAATATTCAATAGTATGGTATTCATGCATCTATGATCTATAACAATTTGTTTAATTATACTAATAACTATGGTAAAATGAACTACCGGTAGTTTCGTGTGAAGTTTGGGCTAAGAAAGCAGCTATCTCTCTTTTACGAATGTCAGTGTCCCCAGTTGTGCCAAAGCCAGGAAAGGAATTTGCAGCTTCTATGAAAGCATCATAAGTGTAGAAATTCTTAGCAGGGCAGGCAGCATCATTACGATACGGTAGTAGCTGATCAAAATCATCGCTTGAAATTATACTACCAATATGTCCTCCttcaccactaccaccaccaccacctccggCACAAACATCAGCATTACATTGGCTTTGACAACCAGTGCAGCAATATTCAGCTGTGGTGCCACAATAGCCATACTGGCTGCAGCACAACCCATCTGCGCAAAGAGCACCCCCTGCTTGCGTACCACATTGCTCAGCTAAGCCTCCTTGGAAAATTTTACTACTAATATGTCCttcaccactaccaccaccaccaccactgggACAAACATCAGCATTACATTGGCTTTGACAACCAGTGCAGCAATATTCAGCTGTGGTGCCACAATAGCCATACTGGCTGCAGCACAACCCATCTGCGCAAAGAGCACCCCCTGCTTGCGTACCACATTGCTCAGCTAAGCCTCCTTGGAAAATTTTACTACTAATATGTCCTCCttcaccactaccaccaccaccaccactggcACAAACATCGGCATTACATTGGCTTTGACAACCAGTGCAGCAATATTCAGCTGTGGTGCCACAATATCCATACTGGCTGCAGCACAACCCATCTGCGCAAAGAGCACCCCCTGCTTGCGTACCACATTGCTCAGCTAAGCCTCCTTGGAAAATTTTACTACTAATATGTCCTCCttcaccactaccaccaccaccaccactgggACAAACATCAGCATTACATTGGCTTTGACAACCAGTGCAGCAATATTCAGCTGTGGTGCCACAATAGCCATACTGGCTGCAGCACAACCCATCTGCGCAAAGAGCACCCCCTGCTTGCGTACCACATTGCTCAGCTAAGCCTCCTTGGAAAATTTTACTACTAATATGTCCTCCttcaccactaccaccaccaccaccaccactggcACAAACATCAGCATTGCATTGGCTTTGACAACCAGTGCAGCAATATTCAGCTGTGGTGCCACAATAGCCATACTGGCTGCAGCACAACCCATCTGCGCAAAGAGCACCCCCTGCTTGCGTACCACATTGCTCAGCTAAGCCTCCTTGAAATGAAGACAACAACAAAGAGAAAATAACCAAAGCACAAAACCTCATTTTCATAGTTGTTAGTGTTTCAAGTTGATGTTTGAGGATGGTGAATTGGTGATCGAGTGGAATGGTATATATAGCGTAGTAGAGAGGGATCAAG encodes:
- the LOC126706631 gene encoding endochitinase 1-like encodes the protein MKMRFCALVIFSLLLSSFQGGLAEQCGTQAGGALCADGLCCSQYGYCGTTAEYCCTGCQSQCNADVCASGGGGGGSGEGGHISSKIFQGGLAEQCGTQAGGALCADGLCCSQYGYCGTTAEYCCTGCQSQCNADVCPSGGGGGSGEGGHISSKIFQGGLAEQCGTQAGGALCADGLCCSQYGYCGTTAEYCCTGCQSQCNADVCASGGGGGSGEGGHISSKIFQGGLAEQCGTQAGGALCADGLCCSQYGYCGTTAEYCCTGCQSQCNADVCPSGGGGGSGEGHISSKIFQGGLAEQCGTQAGGALCADGLCCSQYGYCGTTAEYCCTGCQSQCNADVCAGGGGGGSGEGGHIGSIISSDDFDQLLPYRNDAACPAKNFYTYDAFIEAANSFPGFGTTGDTDIRKREIAAFLAQTSHETTGGWASAPGGPYSWGYCYVREINRGPYCEPNPNYPCASGQEYYGRGPIQLSWNYNYRQCGDYFKLDLLENPDLVATDPVISFKTAIWFWMTKQSPKPSCHEVITGTWNPTGVDIAAGRLPGYGTTTNIINGGLECGRGSNAQMEDRIGFYKRYCDILGVGYGDNLDCYSQSPFGNGLLVDTM